TTCTGCTGCTTGACGTTACGCCGCTGAGCCTCGGCATCGAGACCAAGGGCGGCGTGATGACCAAGCTCATCGAGCGCAACACCACGATCCCGACCAAGCGGTCGGAGACCTTCACCACGGCCGACGACAACCAGCCGTCGGTGCAGATCCAGGTCTACCAGGGTGAGCGCGAAATCGCTTCGCACAACAAGCTGCTCGGCTCCTTCGAGCTGACCGGCATCCCGCCGGCCCCGCGCGGCGTCCCGCAGATCGAGGTCACCTTCGACATCGACGCCAACGGCATCGTGCACGTCACGGCCAAGGACAAGGGCACCGGCAAGGAGAACACGATCAAGATCCAGGAGGGCTCCGGCCTGTCCAAGGAGGAGATCGACCGGATGATCAAGGACGCCGAGGCGCACGCCGAGGAGGACCGCAAGCGTCGCGAGGAAGCCGACATCCGCAACCAGGCCGAGACGCTGGTCTATCAGACGGAGAAGTTCGTCAAAGAGCAGCGCGAGGCCGAAGGCGGCTCCAAGGTCCCGGAGGACACCCTGAACAAGGTGGATTCCGCTGTGGCCGAGGCCAAGACGGCGCTGCAAGGCACCGACATCGGCGCCATCAAGTCCGCGATGGAGAAGCTCGGCCAGGAGTCCCAGGCGCTGGGCCAGGCTATCTACGAAGCCACCCAGGCGGCGGGGGCGCAGGCCGGCGCCGAGTCCGGCGGCTCGTCCAGCTCAGCTGACGATGTCGTGGACGCGGAGGTGGTCGACGACGACCGGGAGGCCAAGTGACGGGCGGCAATCAAAACGCGGACGGCAACCCGCAGGAACAGGTGACGGTCACCGACAAACGGCGCATCGATCCCGAGACCGGTGAAGTGCGGCACGCCCCTCCCGGCGCAACGCCTGGGACAACGGTCGGCAAGGCCGACGAGGCAGGAGCCAAAGTCGTCGAGCTGACCGCCGATCTGCAACGCGTGCAGGCCGATTTCGCCAACTACCGCAAACGGGCGCTGCGCGACCAGCAGGCGGCGGCGGATCGCGCCAAGGCCACCGTCGTCAGCCAATTGCTGGGCGTGCTCGACGATCTCGACCGGGCGCGCGCCCACGGCGACCTGGAGTCGGGGCCGCTGAAGTCCGTCGCCGACAAGCTGATGAGCGCGCTGGCCGGACTCGGCCTGACGGCGTTCGGTGAGGAGGGCGAGGACTTCGACCCCGTGCTGCACGAAGCCGTGCAGCACGAGGGCGACGGCGACGAGGGCTCCAAACCGGTCATCGGCACCGTCATGCGCCAGGGCTACCGGCTGGGCGAGAACGTGCTGCGCCATGCCCTAGTAGGCGTGGTGGACACGGTCGCGGGCGAGGGCGACGAAGCCGTCGCCGCAACGGAGCCCGCCGAAGCCGAGAAGTCCGACACCGACGAAAACGCCGACACCGCCGGTGAATAGGCACTGATAGCGAAAGGTGGAAGGGGGTGACGCAACATGGCCCAGCGAGAATGGGTCGAAAAGGACTTCTACAAGGAGCTGGGCGTCTCCTCTGACGCCAGCCAAGAAGAGATCAAACGCGCCTACCGCAAGCTAGCGCGCGACCTGCATCCGGACGCCAATCCCGACAACCCAGCCGCCGGCGAACGATTCAAAGTGGTGTCGGAAGCGCACAACGTGTTGTCGGATCCGGCCAAGCGCAAGGAATACGACGAAACTCGGCGGCTGTTCGCTGGCGGCGGCTTCGGTGGCCGCCGGTTTGATACCGGCGGCTTCAACTTCAACGTCGGTGGTGACGGCGCCGAGTTCAACCTCAACGATTTGTTCGACGCCGCCGGGCGCAGCGGCGGCGCCAACATCGGCGACCTGTTCGGTGGCCTGTTCGGGCGGGGAGGCAGTGCCCGTCCCAGCCGGCCGCGTCGCGGCAACGACCTGGAGACCGAGACCGAGTTGGATTTCGTCGAGGCCGCCAAGGGCGTCGCAATGCCGTTGCGGCTGACCAGCCCGGCGCCGTGCACCAATTGCCATGGCAGCGGCGCGCGGCCGGGCACCAGCCCGAAGGTCTGCCCGACCTGCAACGGGTCCGGCGTGATCAACCGCAACCAGGGCGCGTTCGGCTTCTCCGAACCCTGCACCGATTGCCGGGGCAGCGGCTCGATCATCGAGCACCCTTGTGACGAGTGCAAAGGCACCGGCGTCACCACCCGCACCCGCACCATCAACGTGCGGATCCCGCCGGGCGTCGAGGACGGACAACGGATCCGGCTGCCCGGGCAGGGCGAGGCCGGGCTGCGCGGTGCGCCGTCGGGTGACCTGTATGTGACGGTGCATGTGCGGCCGGACAAGGTCTTCGGCCGTGACGGCGACGACCTCACCGTGACCGTTCCGGTCAGCTTCACCGAATTAGCTTTGGGTTCAACGCTTTCGGTGCCCACGCTGGACGGCAAGGTCGGCGTCCGGGTGCCCAAAGGCACCGCCGACGGCCGCATCCTGCGGGTGCGCGGCCGCGGCGTGCCCAAGCGCAGCGGCGGCAGCGGCGACTTGCTCGTCACCGTGAAGGTGGCCGTGCCGCCGAACTTGGAGGGCGCCGCCCAGGAGGCGCTGGAGGCCTATGCGGCGGCCGAGCGGTCCAGTGGTTTCAACCCGCGTGCGGGGTGGGCGGGTAATCGTTGATGGCTAAGAACTCCAAGGAACCCGAATCCCGGACCTTTCTGATTTCGGTGGCCGCCGAGCTGGCGGGCATGCACGCGCAGACGCTGCGCACCTACGATCGCCTCGGACTGGTCAGTCCGAGGCGCACTTCCGGTGGGGGGCGCCGTTATTCGCAGCGTGACGTCGAGCTGCTGCGTCAGGTGCAGCGGCTCTCGCAGGACGAGGGCGTCAATCTTGCTGGGATCAAACGGATTATCGAACTGTCCAATCAGGTCGAGGCGCTGCAGTCGCGGCTGAACGAAATGGCCGAGGAGTTGGCGACGTTGCGCGCCAACCAGCGCCGCGATCTGGCGTTGGCGCCCAAGAGCACCGCGGTAGTGGTGTGGCAGCCGCGCCGGTGAGCGAGCGAGTTTCTCTACCTGCGCTCAGGTGTAGTGGTACCGGGCCTGCACGATCACGACGTCATCGCCATCGACGAGGTACACCAAGCGGTGTTCCTCGCTGATGCGCCGTGACCAGGCGCCCGCGAAGGCGTGGCGTAACGGCTCAAGTTTGCCAATCCCGGCGAACGGATCACGCAAGGTGTCATCGATGAGGCGGTTGATACGCTTCTGTGTCCCTCGGTCGGTTGTGCTCCAGTACTGGTAGTCGGCCCATCCGAGAGGCGTGAAGACCAGCCTCACCGGGACAACGTGTGCTCTTCGCGTTCGCCACGCTGCGCCTGGGTAAGGCTTTCCAGCAGCCGACGGGCATTGGCGGGGGACCGCAACAGGTGCGCGGTCTCTTCCAGGGCTTCGTAGTCGGCGCGCGAGATCAATACCGCATCACCCCGGCGGGAGTTGATCTCCACCGGGACGCGGTCGTTGTTGACCTGCTCGATCAACGGAAATAAGTTCTTGCGTGCCTCGGACGCGGTGATCGCCACCCTGACTCCTCCAAACTGGTACAAGATATTGTACCAGTTTGGGGCTCCACTTGTATGGACTTTTCCGCTTCGACCATCAGATGGTGGGCTCGCAGGAATTCACGGCAGGCGTGGGTCGCGCTTGGCCCGCTGCTCAGTGATCGGGCTATGCAATGTGCTCGGGCATAAGCCTGGTTGGAGAGCTGCGAGGGGCCTGTATCGAGGGGTTTGCTGCGCACCGCACGGAGTTGAGCAAATATAGATCAGCGATAGCTTATCGGTAGTTTCACCCTGAACTAAAATTCGGGGGGGGGGGTAACTCCAGGCTTTTTAAAACGTCTACGAGCATTGGTTCCTTCACATCGAATAGTTTGCACAGCCCGATGTATGCGGGACCGACTTGACCAATCTCATCCCAACTCGCCCGAAGTTCAGGTTCTTCTCAGCTACTTTCTGACCATCCGAATTCGACTAATCGATCAAAGGAGATGGTCGTGGACCTCGCAGCCCGCCCCCATAGCACCGCCACAGTCGCCCTGGCCAGCGCCGCCGTCCTCGCCGCCGGCTCCACGGCCCCGCACCTACCCGACCTTCACCTGGGCCAACACCTCCCCCCGGTGAGCGTTTCCGGCATCAACCTCACCGACACCAGCAGCGTCCTGGACCTGTTCTCCGGCGTGGAAAACGAACTCGCGTCCCTCGCAAGCGGAGCGGCCGCAGCCGAGGTGCCCGCGGCCGCGCTCACCGACTTCATCAACCCCGCCGCGCTGCCCCTTCCCCTCCAGACGTGGGTCAACGTCTTCCAGACGGCGGGCACAAACATTCAAGGCCTTTATAACAGCTACATGCTGCATCCCTTCCCGGTCCTGCAGCAGGTAGCGGCCAACTTTCTGCAGTACGGCGTCGACTATGTGCAGCCGTTACAAACCGTCGCAAACCACGCCGTGAACTTCTATGCGGGAACGGGCGCGTCCAGTTTCAGTGGGCTTTTGCAATCAGCGTTTAGCTCCATTGCCGCGGGCAGTTGGACCGCCGCCCAATCTGACTTCTTCGACGCCTTCTATTTGTTCCCGCTCGAAGAATTCGGGCTGCCCCTTGAAAGCATTCTGCAGATCCCCGCCAACATTGCGACGAACATTGCGAACTTCACCAACACGTTCACAACCACCGGTATTGCGGACCTTGGCGCCTCGCTCCTGCTTAGTGTGCCCATTCAAACCTCGACCGCAATGGGTACAGCTCTCCAAGCGGTTTCCGATTCGTTCAACGCCGGGGATCCGGTGGGAACGATCAACAACCTGCTCAACGTTCCTGGCGCAGTGGCAAATGGATTCCTCAATGGGATACCGAATAACCCCGCTAAGGGGCTGCTTTCTGTTAAAAACGGCGGGCTTACGGCGCTGTTGGAGACGGTCCCTCAGCTCCTCGCGAAGCAAATCGTCGCTCCCGGTGCCCAGAACATCATGAGCGGCGGCAGCCTCACGGTCGGGTTCCAGAACCTCGTGAACCAGCTGACAAACGGCTGGCCGTCCCTCAGCAACATTGCTGGCGATTTGACTTCACTGCTGCAAAACATCCCATCGCTCCTGTCGAACCTCCCGTCGGCGTTGAGCGGCTTCGCCGGAGCGGTCGGAGGGTTTGTCGGCCAGCTCGGGACGTTGCTCATCAACCTTCTCAAGTTGCTCTAAGTCCGCTGGTGGTTGCCGATGCGAGCCGGTGACCACCAAACGGCGATTGGCCCCCTCCGCGAGCCGGTTTGGCGGAGGGGGCCGATTGCGGCTGGTCGGTACGTTCAGGCGAGTAGAGCAACGAAATTTGGTTTCGAGCT
The nucleotide sequence above comes from Mycobacterium malmoense. Encoded proteins:
- a CDS encoding Txe/YoeB family addiction module toxin, which encodes MRLVFTPLGWADYQYWSTTDRGTQKRINRLIDDTLRDPFAGIGKLEPLRHAFAGAWSRRISEEHRLVYLVDGDDVVIVQARYHYT
- a CDS encoding type II toxin-antitoxin system Phd/YefM family antitoxin; translation: MAITASEARKNLFPLIEQVNNDRVPVEINSRRGDAVLISRADYEALEETAHLLRSPANARRLLESLTQAQRGEREEHTLSR
- the grpE gene encoding nucleotide exchange factor GrpE yields the protein MTGGNQNADGNPQEQVTVTDKRRIDPETGEVRHAPPGATPGTTVGKADEAGAKVVELTADLQRVQADFANYRKRALRDQQAAADRAKATVVSQLLGVLDDLDRARAHGDLESGPLKSVADKLMSALAGLGLTAFGEEGEDFDPVLHEAVQHEGDGDEGSKPVIGTVMRQGYRLGENVLRHALVGVVDTVAGEGDEAVAATEPAEAEKSDTDENADTAGE
- a CDS encoding heat shock protein transcriptional repressor HspR, whose amino-acid sequence is MAKNSKEPESRTFLISVAAELAGMHAQTLRTYDRLGLVSPRRTSGGGRRYSQRDVELLRQVQRLSQDEGVNLAGIKRIIELSNQVEALQSRLNEMAEELATLRANQRRDLALAPKSTAVVVWQPRR
- the dnaJ gene encoding molecular chaperone DnaJ, with amino-acid sequence MAQREWVEKDFYKELGVSSDASQEEIKRAYRKLARDLHPDANPDNPAAGERFKVVSEAHNVLSDPAKRKEYDETRRLFAGGGFGGRRFDTGGFNFNVGGDGAEFNLNDLFDAAGRSGGANIGDLFGGLFGRGGSARPSRPRRGNDLETETELDFVEAAKGVAMPLRLTSPAPCTNCHGSGARPGTSPKVCPTCNGSGVINRNQGAFGFSEPCTDCRGSGSIIEHPCDECKGTGVTTRTRTINVRIPPGVEDGQRIRLPGQGEAGLRGAPSGDLYVTVHVRPDKVFGRDGDDLTVTVPVSFTELALGSTLSVPTLDGKVGVRVPKGTADGRILRVRGRGVPKRSGGSGDLLVTVKVAVPPNLEGAAQEALEAYAAAERSSGFNPRAGWAGNR